In the Acidovorax sp. A79 genome, one interval contains:
- a CDS encoding very short patch repair endonuclease, with product MMAGIKGKNTKPEMLVRKALFAAGYRFRLHRKDLPGNPDIVLPGRKVAIFVHGCFWHAHQGCRLAKLPATRPDFWREKLGRNVARDAAAVSALRLQGWRVLVVWECFIRQQRELPALGAAISDWIGKGAEAGELAAPAVRAAPSA from the coding sequence ATGATGGCGGGCATCAAAGGCAAAAACACCAAGCCTGAAATGCTGGTGCGCAAGGCCTTGTTTGCCGCTGGCTATCGCTTTCGCCTGCACCGGAAGGACCTCCCTGGCAACCCCGACATCGTGCTGCCCGGCCGCAAGGTGGCCATCTTTGTGCATGGCTGCTTCTGGCACGCGCACCAGGGCTGCAGGCTGGCGAAGCTGCCTGCTACCCGGCCCGACTTCTGGCGCGAAAAGCTGGGCCGCAATGTGGCGCGTGACGCTGCAGCAGTGAGCGCACTGCGCCTTCAGGGCTGGCGCGTGCTGGTGGTCTGGGAATGCTTCATTCGGCAGCAGCGAGAGCTGCCAGCCCTTGGCGCTGCCATATCAGACTGGATAGGCAAAGGCGCCGAAGCTGGTGAGCTGGCGGCCCCCGCCGTCAGGGCCGCCCCTTCTGCGTGA
- a CDS encoding DUF3883 domain-containing protein yields the protein MDIADQRHIPYDFSLTMATGELRHADAKSTSGPFSTRLYLSTAEVRHALGSGVPYDIYRLYNVTEEAAEMRVARDVKARLQAVMDSLANVPAGVNVDSLSFEPDYFDFEPAEIQIALPADE from the coding sequence GTGGACATCGCAGATCAACGCCATATCCCCTACGACTTCAGCCTGACCATGGCCACCGGAGAGCTGCGCCACGCCGATGCAAAGAGCACGTCGGGCCCGTTCTCCACCCGGCTGTACCTGTCCACCGCAGAAGTGCGCCATGCCCTGGGCAGCGGTGTGCCGTATGACATCTACAGGCTGTACAACGTGACCGAGGAGGCTGCAGAAATGCGTGTGGCCCGCGACGTGAAGGCCCGGCTGCAGGCGGTAATGGATTCGCTGGCCAATGTGCCCGCCGGGGTGAACGTGGACTCGCTCTCGTTCGAGCCGGACTACTTTGACTTTGAGCCTGCCGAAATTCAGATCGCCCTGCCCGCGGACGAATAG
- a CDS encoding DNA cytosine methyltransferase — translation MNFLSDLPHELFEVHAKAKDITAIEPEELLQSFGYAGPAENHVDVIVGGPPCQAFARVGRAKLREVADHPEAFLKDPRGNLYLRYLHYVNKLKPLAILMENVPDVLNYGGHNVAEETCELLTDMGYRCGYTLLNSVYFGVPQMRERMFLVAVAACAVDRISFPNPTHWINMPKGYEGTRQVALQTVKRGMFDEHAFFIDPPKADKAKCLPAVTARDALQDLPVITEHLEGKLKKGARRFDTVAPYPKSKLNAYAKSMRAWPGFENDEGIKDHVIRYLPRDYAIFQRMNPGDQYPEAHQHAVALFEERIAERRAKTGKALGEKSKEYQEIWNATVPPYDAAKFPNKWRKMESDAPARTLMAHLGKDGYSHIHYDSAQARTISVREAARLQSFPDGFVLSGSMNPAFKQIGNAVPALLAKAIATHLFSLIVENKVAQTGTQEAQEL, via the coding sequence ATGAACTTCCTGTCTGACCTGCCGCACGAGCTTTTTGAAGTGCACGCCAAGGCCAAGGACATCACCGCCATCGAGCCGGAAGAGCTGCTGCAGTCGTTCGGCTACGCAGGCCCTGCGGAAAACCATGTGGACGTGATCGTGGGCGGCCCGCCCTGCCAGGCATTTGCCCGCGTGGGCCGCGCCAAGCTGCGCGAGGTGGCCGACCACCCCGAAGCATTTTTGAAGGACCCGCGCGGCAACCTGTATCTGCGCTACCTGCACTATGTGAACAAGCTCAAGCCGCTGGCGATCCTGATGGAGAACGTGCCAGACGTGCTGAACTATGGCGGCCACAACGTTGCCGAGGAAACCTGCGAGCTGCTGACCGACATGGGCTACCGCTGCGGGTACACGCTGCTCAATTCCGTGTACTTCGGCGTGCCGCAGATGCGGGAGCGGATGTTTCTGGTGGCGGTGGCTGCGTGTGCGGTAGACCGCATCAGCTTTCCGAACCCCACGCACTGGATCAACATGCCCAAGGGCTACGAAGGCACCCGGCAGGTGGCGTTGCAGACGGTGAAGCGGGGCATGTTTGATGAACACGCGTTCTTCATCGACCCGCCCAAGGCCGACAAGGCAAAGTGCCTGCCCGCGGTGACAGCCCGCGACGCGCTGCAGGACCTGCCCGTCATCACCGAGCACCTGGAAGGCAAGCTCAAGAAAGGTGCCCGGCGTTTTGACACCGTGGCGCCCTACCCCAAGAGCAAGCTCAATGCCTATGCCAAGAGCATGCGTGCGTGGCCCGGCTTTGAGAACGACGAAGGCATCAAGGACCACGTGATCCGGTACCTGCCGCGCGACTACGCGATCTTTCAGCGCATGAACCCCGGCGACCAGTACCCCGAGGCGCACCAGCACGCCGTGGCGCTGTTTGAGGAGCGCATTGCCGAGCGGCGCGCCAAAACGGGCAAGGCCCTGGGCGAAAAGTCGAAGGAATACCAGGAAATCTGGAACGCCACCGTGCCGCCCTACGATGCCGCCAAGTTCCCGAACAAGTGGCGCAAGATGGAGTCGGACGCACCCGCCCGCACGCTGATGGCCCACCTGGGCAAGGACGGGTACTCGCACATCCATTACGACAGCGCCCAGGCGCGCACGATATCCGTGCGCGAGGCTGCGCGGCTGCAGTCCTTCCCGGACGGGTTTGTGCTGTCTGGCTCCATGAACCCGGCGTTCAAGCAGATTGGCAACGCCGTGCCCGCGCTGCTGGCCAAGGCCATCGCGACCCATCTATTCAGTCTGATCGTGGAGAACAAAGTTGCGCAAACTGGCACTCAAGAAGCTCAAGAACTCTGA
- a CDS encoding DNA cytosine methyltransferase: MSERNFTPIPDALARMKHARILAGNAPRTLDLFAGCGGLSLGFDAAGFKTIGAVEFDPMRRGRMR, from the coding sequence ATGAGCGAACGCAACTTCACCCCGATTCCTGATGCGCTTGCCAGGATGAAACATGCCCGCATTCTGGCCGGCAACGCCCCGCGCACGCTGGATCTCTTTGCCGGGTGCGGCGGCCTGTCGCTGGGCTTTGATGCTGCTGGCTTCAAGACCATCGGCGCCGTGGAGTTTGACCCGATGCGGCGCGGTCGCATGCGATGA